The Thiomicrorhabdus lithotrophica DNA segment CCCCAGGATGTAATTTCCGATGTGTTCTTGCAACGCTTTTTTGTAGTTATGCTTAGGTAGCTGGCAGCTTTGTAGTCGCAATTGCTTCATCATCTTGCCAGCACGATAACGACTGATTGGCAGTTTTCTATCAGAGGATATCTGTTCAATGGTTCTTGCACCGGCTGAGCCATTACTTTCCGCATGAATTCGCCGAACCATGGCGAGTTCTTTAACTCGCTTTGCAATCGGTCGTCTGCGACGATTTTTCCAGTATTTGAACGTGCTACGGTGAACCTGGAAGACCTTGCAAAGACGCTTGACTGAATAGCGCTCCTGAAGTTTTTTAATGACCTTCAGTTGTTCAGTGAATCCGACATCAAGAGCGCTGTAGCCTTTTTTAGAATGTCTTTTTCCTCTTCGAGGTACTTTATCCGTTTTTTGAGCTGCTGAATCTCAATCTGTTCAGGCGTTAAAGCACTGGCTTTAGGGGTTTTACCCTGTCGCTCTTCACGCAACTGCTTAACCCATTTATTCATCGTTGATAAACCAACACCCATGGCTTCAGCGGCTTCTGCTGCCGTATAGCCCTAGTCAACGACCAATTGTGCAGATTCAAGCCTGAACTCAGCTGAAAATGTTCTTCTTGTCTTTGTCATTTTGACTCACCTTTTTGATTAGATGCATTTTAGCATCTCCACTTAGGTGGCCAATTTCACTTTGCCACTACAATAACTGTTCAATTATTGAAGAGATAATTCACTGTAAAGATGAAGCTGGACAGAATGCTTGGATATATCTTTTAAAAAATGGAGCGAGAGTTGTTCAAAGTCTCATTACCAAAAATGAAGACGAACTAACTCTAAAAGGTACTCTCTACAACAATGATGCTTTATCGACATATGGCAAATCGTTTTTGCAAAGTCTAAACTGAATTACTTAAAGCGATAATGTAAAATCGATGCATGTCATACAAAGAACCAGTAAATCAATCCTGTACCGAAATAGAAATAAAGAAAAGTCGCTTTATCAGCTATTCACAAAAAGTCCAATCTCGAAAAGAAGCTGTTGAATTTATTGATAAGCTAAGAGAAGAATACCCTGACGCCCGCCACATTTGTTGGGGGTACTTAATTGGTGATCCAAAAAACTCAACCAACTCGGGATGCAATGATGATGGAGAACCTAGTGGAACGGCAGGGAAGCCTATATTAGCCCAAATAAATTACAGCAATATAGGTAACGTTGTTGTTGCTGTAGTCAGATATTTTGGTGGAATACGACTAGGGGCAGGAGGGCTTGTCAGAGCTTATCGAGAATCTGCTCAATCAGCTTTACTCGCTCTAGAAACTGAAGAATTTATTCCTCAAGAAGAAGTTATCATTGAATTACCGTTTAATGAGGAAGGTGACATCCGACGCTTAATTTCAAATCTTGATGGGGTTCTAATTACTTCAAAATACGATTCAATGGTAAAAATTAACGCCTTACTACCTAGTTCAAAAGTTACTGAACTTGAAGTATCTCTCGGCAATATGACCGCAAAGATTAAACAGCACTAATCTAAACCAAACATAAGCCTGTAAGACACCCAATCTTGGTTTTTGTAACTTTTATCAGGATTACTTGGAAGACGATTATTACCCTTTCTTAATTCTTGATAATAGCGTCGCAGACTATTAAGCTTTTCATCCTCTGATAGTTTGTAGTACTCACCAGTACAGTAGTTTTTTGCTTCTTCGTAAGTATAAAAAACAATCGGCTCTGGCAAGCCAAACATAACCTCAAGACCAACCCAACCTTTGTGATTGTATGTTGTACTGGGGGTACTAGGAAGACGATTATTACCCTTTCTTAATTCTCGGTAATAGCGTTGCAGACTGTTAGGTTTTTCATCCTCTGGCAGATTATTGTACTCACCAGTACAGTAATCTTTTGCCGCTTCGTAAGTATAAAGCGCTTGCAAGCCAAACATACCTCTAATACCCATCCAACCATAGTTTTTGTAACATTGATCGGGGTTACAAGGAAGACGACTCTCACTTTTTATTAGTTCTTGATAAAAATGGTTCAGATTATTAGGTTTTTCAACATCTGACAGTTTGTTGTACTCACCAGTACAGTAGTCTTTTGCTTGTTCATAGGAGTAAAAAGCAATCGGCTCGGGCAAACCAAACATAAGCCTGTAAGACACCCAACCTTGGTTTTTGTATATTACACTGGGAGAACTGGGAAGACGATTATTGCCCTTTCTTAGCTCTTGAAAATAGCATACTAGACTATTAGGTTTTTCATCCTTTGATAGTTTGTAGTACTCACCAGTACAGTAGTCTTTTGCTTGTTCATAGGAGTAAAAAGCAATCGGCTCTGGCAAGTCAAACATATCTCTAATACCCATCCAACCATAGTTTTTGTAACATTGACCGGGGTTACAAGGAAGACGATTCTCACCCTTTAACAGTTCTTGATAAAAATGGTTCAGATTATTAGGTTTTTCATCCTTTGATAGTTTGTAGTACTCACCAGTACAGTAGTCTTTTGCTTGTTCATAGGAGTAAAAAGCAATCGGCTCGGGCAAGCCAAACATAACTACAATACTATCCCAACCTTGGTTTTTGTACTTTTTTAAGGGCGTACAAGGAAGACGATTGTTAACCTTTCTTAGTTTTTGGTAATAGGATAGCAGATCATTAGGTTTTTCATCCACTGGTAGTTTGTTGTATTCAGCCGTACAGTAGTCTTTTGCTTCTTCGTAAGTTAAGAAATACTCTCCAAATAAAGTCGAAAATGCAAAAAAATCGACATTATCACGAAAACTCTCTATCGGGTTATCTGGAAGCCTTGGCTCATTTTCTGCAATTTCAAAGTATTTTTGTTCATAACAGACTATTTCTTGTGGATTCCAATACCAATAATCACTTAGAAACCCTTTCGCTTCCTCGTAAGTAAAAATCTTTTTCACAACCTTTAGCGACACAATTCCTCCTTACTTCACGTCAAATAAGGACTTAAATGACTGCCATTCGTTTGTTTTTGCATAAAATGACTCTGGATGCCGTGGCAAAGTTATCTGTTCCCGATAAGTCTCTCTAAGAGAAAGGTAGTAGGCGGCTAGATTTTTAGGTTTCTGAACTTCTTTTTGGTACATATCGACGCAAAAATCTTTTGCCTCTATATAGCTAATCCATACGGGTACTTCTAAACCAAATAAATCTTGCCAACTTTTCCATTCACCCGTCTTTCCATAATAAAGAAATGGATTTTTGGGAATTTTTTCATCTTCATGCTTGAATGACTGAAACAATTTTTGCAAATTTATAGGGTTATCTTTTTGCTTTTTGTACTTTTCAATGCAAAGGGATTTCAATTCATCTAGTGAATAATACGGTGACTTAACATTAAGTTGTTGGGTATTAAAAAATTCTGCCCAATTAGTCCAATCTTCACGATAAGCAACATATGGTGCGGAGGGAAGTCTTGACTCGTCTTTTCGCAATGATGCATAAAAGCCTTGCAAGTCTTCATGACTAGAAAGGTTTGAGTATTTTTCAGAGCAAAACTTTTTCGCCTCTTCAAAGGTAAAGTGCTCTTCCCCAAAAACACTAGAAAACGCAAAAAATTCAATGTCATTTCGATAAAAACTAACTGGATCTTTTGGTAATCTTAAATCGACTTTAGCAAGTTCAAAATACTTTTGTTTGAAGCATACAATTTCTTGGGGATTGAACCACCAATAATCAGTCAGGTAAGTTTTTGCCTCTTCATAAGAATAATGTTTCACTAAACGCTCTTAGGCTGCATTTTTTCCATTAAATTTTTAATCCGGTTATTAGCACTATGCAGATCGTCTTTACAGCTTGCTAAATCGTCTTCTAATTCATTG contains these protein-coding regions:
- a CDS encoding integrase repeat-containing protein, whose protein sequence is MKHYSYEEAKTYLTDYWWFNPQEIVCFKQKYFELAKVDLRLPKDPVSFYRNDIEFFAFSSVFGEEHFTFEEAKKFCSEKYSNLSSHEDLQGFYASLRKDESRLPSAPYVAYREDWTNWAEFFNTQQLNVKSPYYSLDELKSLCIEKYKKQKDNPINLQKLFQSFKHEDEKIPKNPFLYYGKTGEWKSWQDLFGLEVPVWISYIEAKDFCVDMYQKEVQKPKNLAAYYLSLRETYREQITLPRHPESFYAKTNEWQSFKSLFDVK
- a CDS encoding YigZ family protein; translation: MSYKEPVNQSCTEIEIKKSRFISYSQKVQSRKEAVEFIDKLREEYPDARHICWGYLIGDPKNSTNSGCNDDGEPSGTAGKPILAQINYSNIGNVVVAVVRYFGGIRLGAGGLVRAYRESAQSALLALETEEFIPQEEVIIELPFNEEGDIRRLISNLDGVLITSKYDSMVKINALLPSSKVTELEVSLGNMTAKIKQH